One Desulfovibrio fairfieldensis genomic window carries:
- a CDS encoding flagellar protein FlgN, with protein sequence MYQRIKESLSRQDKALALLRDLLEEEYHILLARDTDGVVAQEFSVQELIRQLAVEKTTVIKALDGVRVTEYARSLPQEQGEALRALFRSVDQGEQEVSRQASRNAQLSLALLDQSSRTLQALTSRAMPPRAETYGRRGGMRPEMHPQAAIISGRL encoded by the coding sequence ATGTACCAGAGAATTAAGGAAAGTTTATCCCGCCAGGACAAGGCGCTCGCGCTGTTGCGCGATCTGCTGGAAGAGGAATACCACATCCTGCTGGCGCGCGACACGGACGGCGTGGTGGCGCAGGAATTTTCCGTCCAGGAGCTGATCCGTCAGCTGGCCGTGGAAAAGACCACGGTCATCAAGGCTCTGGACGGCGTGCGCGTGACGGAATACGCCCGCTCGCTGCCCCAGGAGCAGGGCGAGGCCCTGCGGGCGTTGTTCCGCTCCGTGGATCAGGGCGAGCAGGAGGTTTCACGCCAGGCCTCGCGCAACGCCCAGCTTTCCCTGGCGCTGCTGGACCAGAGCAGCCGCACGTTGCAGGCCCTGACCAGCAGGGCTATGCCTCCCAGAGCCGAAACCTACGGACGCAGGGGCGGCATGCGCCCTGAAATGCATCCTCAAGCGGCCATTATTT
- a CDS encoding rod-binding protein, whose translation MTAPLNAVPAAIPPESARNEGSRRELQAKLAGLGDLGGKKISPEAKAKKLREACEGFESVFIQKMWQEMRNTLPKNGLLHGRDEQYWQDMYDQELSKSMTSAGGIGLADMMYEQLSRNLVSASRGAAGSGRGASFTPTAAPLLQAAPKTPEATAVADAPSAAHAAQAPQAAGRRDAVPSVYDGAAPQSGAMDRQAAASRVAASADNGADARSGTEALSNPEVERALAALRAQQALAPPAQGRVEAVPAGQGVRRQEASSGLELAQMAQREAGDKLGPRAVRPPLRHPARPDGALLQNAAFTQAAPSAQSISQSAIPAGTPTAVQAAMSFAGAIPGAPLASAAQPGVMPAPQTQGQGRNPAQAADAAPPTRTVRYTTNIPQKGRRRGQELIRTLNTDGTGPSSRAGAGLAAYHAAQIQAQSQPAQDAAQSSVQNSGRTVAPAGAQAANPAPVQAAAQPAPHAGDQAVPPLTARSAEGRSASGNGAADSFAIPPLTAGDLRG comes from the coding sequence ATGACCGCGCCCCTCAATGCCGTCCCGGCCGCGATCCCGCCGGAAAGCGCCCGCAACGAAGGTTCCCGCCGCGAACTCCAGGCCAAGCTCGCCGGTCTGGGCGATCTCGGCGGAAAAAAGATTTCGCCTGAGGCCAAGGCCAAGAAACTGCGCGAAGCCTGTGAGGGTTTCGAGTCGGTTTTCATCCAGAAGATGTGGCAGGAAATGCGCAATACCCTGCCCAAGAACGGCCTTCTGCATGGCCGCGATGAGCAGTACTGGCAGGACATGTATGATCAGGAATTGTCCAAAAGCATGACCTCGGCCGGCGGCATCGGTCTGGCGGACATGATGTACGAGCAGCTTTCGCGCAATCTGGTGTCGGCCAGCCGAGGCGCCGCCGGGTCGGGTCGCGGCGCGTCCTTTACGCCCACGGCGGCCCCGCTGCTGCAGGCGGCGCCGAAAACTCCGGAAGCTACGGCGGTTGCGGACGCGCCGTCAGCGGCCCATGCCGCCCAGGCCCCCCAGGCTGCGGGCCGCAGGGATGCCGTGCCCTCCGTCTATGACGGCGCGGCTCCGCAGAGCGGCGCCATGGACCGGCAAGCCGCCGCGTCCCGGGTGGCTGCCTCTGCCGACAACGGCGCGGACGCGCGCAGCGGGACAGAAGCCCTGAGTAATCCTGAAGTGGAACGGGCTTTGGCCGCCCTGCGGGCGCAGCAGGCCCTGGCCCCGCCCGCGCAGGGACGGGTGGAAGCCGTGCCCGCCGGACAGGGCGTGAGGCGGCAGGAAGCGTCTTCCGGCCTGGAACTGGCGCAGATGGCCCAGCGCGAGGCCGGGGACAAGCTCGGCCCGCGTGCCGTGCGGCCTCCATTGCGGCATCCGGCGCGGCCCGACGGGGCCCTGCTTCAGAACGCGGCCTTTACTCAGGCCGCGCCGTCGGCGCAAAGCATAAGCCAGTCGGCCATACCTGCGGGAACGCCCACGGCCGTGCAGGCGGCCATGTCTTTTGCGGGAGCCATCCCCGGCGCGCCTTTGGCGTCGGCGGCGCAGCCGGGGGTAATGCCCGCGCCGCAGACTCAGGGCCAGGGGCGGAATCCGGCGCAGGCCGCCGACGCCGCGCCGCCAACCCGCACAGTGCGTTACACCACCAATATTCCACAGAAAGGCCGCAGGCGCGGCCAGGAGCTGATCCGCACCCTGAACACGGACGGCACCGGGCCGAGCAGTCGCGCGGGCGCGGGCCTGGCCGCCTATCATGCCGCCCAGATCCAGGCGCAGTCCCAACCCGCCCAGGACGCTGCCCAAAGCTCCGTTCAGAATTCCGGCCGGACTGTCGCCCCGGCTGGCGCGCAGGCGGCGAATCCGGCACCGGTTCAGGCCGCCGCACAGCCCGCGCCGCACGCCGGAGACCAGGCCGTGCCGCCGCTGACCGCGCGTTCGGCGGAGGGCCGGAGCGCATCAGGCAACGGCGCGGCGGATTCCTTTGCCATCCCGCCGCTGACGGCCGGGGATCTGCGCGGCTAG
- a CDS encoding flagellar basal body P-ring protein FlgI codes for MKLTITRHYALWLAVAALLLCWALPAQAVRIKDIATFSGVRDNQLIGYGLVVGLAGTGDKKDSVFTLSSMKNMMDRMGIGVNSSALKIKNVASVMVTARMPVSSKPGSRLDVTVSSVGDATSLLGGVLLQTALKGVDGKTYCLAQGSLTVGGFSVTGAAASTQKNVNTVGLIPGGGIVERGIPFEFNQQDKLTLNMRVGDFSTAQQIAERLNAAMGGPYARAVDAMSVSVDVPPQYKSNLVPLMASVENLEVTPDTAAKVVVDEKTGTVVLGRDVRISRAAVAHGNLQITVQESQQVSQPGPFSQGQTVVTPQTDINVREENRRLVMVEGATLQELVDGLNAIGATPRDLISILRSLQVSGSLHAELEVI; via the coding sequence ATGAAATTGACGATCACCCGCCATTACGCCCTCTGGTTGGCCGTAGCGGCCCTGCTGCTCTGCTGGGCCCTGCCCGCCCAGGCGGTACGCATCAAGGATATCGCCACCTTTTCCGGAGTGCGCGACAACCAGCTCATCGGCTACGGCCTGGTGGTGGGCTTGGCGGGCACCGGCGACAAAAAGGATTCCGTCTTCACCCTCAGTTCCATGAAAAACATGATGGACCGGATGGGCATCGGCGTGAATTCCTCGGCCCTGAAAATCAAGAATGTGGCCTCGGTCATGGTCACGGCGCGCATGCCGGTCTCCTCCAAGCCGGGCAGCCGCCTGGACGTGACCGTCTCCTCGGTGGGCGACGCCACTTCCCTGCTGGGCGGCGTGCTGTTGCAGACCGCGCTCAAGGGCGTGGACGGCAAGACCTACTGCCTGGCCCAGGGTTCGTTGACCGTGGGCGGCTTTTCTGTCACCGGAGCGGCGGCCAGCACCCAGAAAAACGTCAATACCGTGGGCCTGATCCCCGGCGGCGGCATTGTGGAGCGGGGCATCCCCTTTGAGTTCAACCAGCAGGACAAGCTGACCCTGAACATGCGCGTGGGGGATTTTTCCACGGCCCAGCAGATCGCCGAGCGTCTCAACGCGGCCATGGGCGGCCCTTACGCCCGTGCCGTGGACGCCATGAGCGTGAGCGTGGACGTGCCCCCCCAGTACAAGAGCAATCTCGTGCCCCTGATGGCCTCGGTGGAGAACCTGGAAGTAACCCCGGACACCGCCGCCAAGGTGGTGGTGGATGAAAAGACCGGCACTGTGGTATTGGGCCGGGACGTACGCATTTCGCGCGCGGCTGTGGCTCACGGCAATCTGCAGATCACCGTCCAGGAAAGCCAGCAGGTTTCGCAGCCCGGTCCCTTTTCCCAGGGCCAGACCGTGGTCACGCCCCAGACTGACATCAACGTGCGTGAGGAAAACCGCCGCCTGGTCATGGTGGAAGGGGCCACCCTGCAGGAACTGGTGGACGGCCTGAATGCCATCGGGGCCACGCCCCGCGATCTGATTTCCATTTTGCGCAGCCTGCAGGTGTCGGGCTCGCTGCATGCGGAGCTGGAGGTGATCTGA
- the flgM gene encoding flagellar biosynthesis anti-sigma factor FlgM encodes MEIQTNTNPLLDPYATGLEKSGEARARARTESQSDGERGDTVSVSQDALLLTEARRTAQNTPDVRADKVESLRIQVANGTYQPDSRLIAAGLVREEPGLFRI; translated from the coding sequence ATGGAAATTCAGACCAATACAAACCCGTTACTGGATCCCTACGCTACCGGCCTGGAAAAAAGCGGCGAGGCCCGCGCCCGGGCCAGAACGGAAAGCCAGTCCGACGGAGAGCGGGGCGATACGGTGAGCGTCTCCCAGGACGCTTTGCTGCTGACCGAGGCCCGCCGCACCGCGCAGAATACGCCGGACGTGCGCGCCGACAAGGTGGAATCTCTGCGCATCCAGGTAGCCAACGGCACCTACCAGCCGGACAGCCGCCTCATCGCGGCCGGACTGGTCCGGGAGGAGCCGGGCCTCTTCCGAATATAG
- a CDS encoding DVU0524 family FlgM-associated protein, translating into MADTTTAQMRIMLQGYEQQLLAARRLARFRVRRRLAEGLEPQDPDPSVKRRAYVEKVAQELFDSLIFTGSDNPVVEEIRRELGKAVGQEVQFTYPPGGRLCIVGQGPEGPRPLSEEEQRRTRHVLWRITRQKVDQSMLEKPSGQ; encoded by the coding sequence ATGGCCGATACGACCACCGCGCAAATGCGCATCATGCTGCAAGGCTATGAGCAGCAATTGCTGGCGGCCCGTCGGCTGGCCCGTTTCCGCGTGCGGCGGCGTCTGGCCGAAGGGCTGGAGCCGCAGGACCCCGACCCGTCCGTCAAACGCCGCGCCTATGTGGAAAAAGTGGCGCAGGAATTGTTTGACAGCCTGATCTTCACCGGCAGCGACAATCCCGTGGTGGAGGAAATCCGCCGGGAACTGGGCAAGGCCGTGGGGCAGGAGGTGCAGTTCACCTACCCGCCGGGCGGCAGACTCTGCATCGTGGGCCAGGGCCCCGAGGGGCCGCGTCCCCTGAGTGAAGAGGAACAGCGCCGCACGCGGCATGTTCTCTGGCGCATCACGCGCCAAAAGGTTGACCAGAGCATGTTGGAAAAGCCGTCCGGGCAATAG
- a CDS encoding T6SS phospholipase effector Tle1-like catalytic domain-containing protein has protein sequence MPSSTDTGGPDLRIGIFFDGTGNHKDLRATAARPTNIAALYDLYATDGQSVFAAYVPGIGVYDSAGNLRGDPLSLATGLGKSGGYARMADAAEGLLAVFQRVWPFPPARIVLDVFGFSRGAALARHFVNAVLLAGLPDPRRPMDASAVPRPIRPNLRVIRNQGYGRLDCPLEIGFLGLFDTVGSFGLPGNADEGDFDVALGPEIVARTLHLTAANEYRRNFPLRSIYDGAPNTGNEAACPGAHGDVGGGYAPPGAANPEHILVGVAEVSARRGGGSTVYVFPDTPPELEALFRRILTPWPGRSPAALAREALDKHGLVLRRAPQAASEGDEILRVRFFVPKRTRETLGLVPLRRMRDSAARHGVPFRELDPEREREASRVAAARAGDPLVFWRDYIHLSAVADTRYSRCFSLSADGRVILRPGLTEADLPKTRHIADGIFLVDGPAASGRRVIFDNGRKK, from the coding sequence ATGCCTTCATCAACAGATACCGGCGGGCCGGACCTGCGCATCGGCATTTTTTTCGACGGTACGGGCAATCATAAGGATCTGCGCGCAACCGCGGCCCGGCCCACTAATATCGCCGCCCTGTACGATCTTTATGCCACGGACGGCCAAAGCGTGTTCGCGGCCTATGTGCCGGGCATCGGCGTGTATGATTCCGCGGGCAATCTGCGCGGCGATCCCCTCTCTCTGGCCACGGGACTGGGCAAGTCCGGCGGTTATGCCCGTATGGCCGACGCGGCGGAAGGCCTGCTGGCGGTCTTTCAGCGGGTCTGGCCTTTCCCGCCCGCGCGGATCGTGCTGGATGTCTTCGGTTTCAGCCGGGGCGCGGCCCTGGCCCGGCACTTCGTCAACGCGGTGTTGCTGGCCGGTCTGCCGGACCCCCGCCGCCCCATGGACGCGAGCGCGGTGCCCCGTCCCATCCGTCCCAACCTTCGGGTCATCCGGAACCAGGGCTACGGTCGTCTGGACTGCCCGCTGGAGATCGGTTTTCTGGGCTTGTTCGATACTGTGGGGTCCTTCGGCCTGCCCGGCAATGCCGACGAAGGCGATTTCGACGTGGCCCTGGGACCGGAAATCGTGGCCCGGACCCTGCACCTGACCGCCGCCAACGAGTACCGCCGGAATTTTCCCTTGCGTTCCATTTACGACGGCGCGCCCAATACCGGCAATGAGGCGGCCTGCCCCGGCGCGCACGGGGATGTGGGCGGGGGCTACGCGCCGCCCGGCGCGGCAAATCCGGAACATATCCTTGTGGGCGTGGCGGAGGTCAGCGCCCGACGCGGCGGCGGATCCACCGTGTATGTCTTTCCGGACACGCCCCCGGAACTGGAAGCCCTGTTCCGGCGCATACTGACCCCCTGGCCCGGCAGGTCCCCGGCCGCTCTGGCCCGGGAGGCCCTGGATAAGCACGGCCTGGTGCTGCGCCGCGCTCCGCAGGCGGCCAGTGAGGGCGACGAGATATTGCGGGTGCGGTTTTTCGTGCCCAAGCGCACGCGGGAGACGCTCGGCCTCGTGCCGTTGCGCCGCATGCGGGACAGTGCCGCGCGTCACGGCGTGCCCTTCCGGGAGCTTGACCCGGAGCGGGAGCGAGAGGCCTCGCGGGTTGCGGCGGCGCGGGCGGGAGACCCCCTTGTTTTCTGGCGGGACTATATCCATCTTTCCGCCGTGGCGGACACCCGCTACAGCCGCTGTTTCAGCCTGTCCGCCGACGGGCGGGTGATATTGCGGCCCGGCCTGACGGAGGCGGATCTGCCCAAAACACGACATATCGCGGACGGCATTTTTCTTGTGGACGGTCCGGCGGCAAGCGGCAGACGGGTCATCTTCGATAACGGACGAAAAAAGTAA
- a CDS encoding MFS transporter, producing MPIEKNHRRLLLAVCTALFFMPFMMAGVNAVLPPLGESLRASARQLGLVGAFYSLGLAVFQLASGSLGDICGRRRVFLWGMGVFALAGALLGFVDSAPLFLVLRFVQGVGGAMFNASGLALLASAAPPGQRASYLGFSGAAVYAGIACGPPVAGFIAGWLGWRWLFWGNALAAAGAFLLMKYCVKLEWRTAEGQPFDWWGCIIYGCAMAALTFGASELAESPVLAWGLLASFALLLAVFCLLELKSRYPLLDIRLLARNRVFALSSLAAFVNYSSFFGMLFFFSLYLQVGRGMSVQEAGFFLALQSVVQVLTTPLAARLCNAWNPGYVCAVGVALCGLGLTAAAFLQLDSPLSLLLGAQCLLGVGISLFALPNTTIILESAGPDHVGQASGLTGAVRTGGQLCNMVVITLTLSLFLGQEAVSIANIDGFLRSMRTDLIIFGLLNLLAVGFVLARNRQ from the coding sequence ATGCCTATTGAAAAAAATCATCGCCGCCTGCTGCTGGCCGTCTGTACGGCGCTGTTCTTCATGCCGTTCATGATGGCCGGGGTCAACGCCGTTCTGCCGCCCCTGGGCGAGAGCCTGCGGGCCAGCGCCCGCCAGCTCGGCCTGGTGGGGGCCTTCTATTCCTTGGGGCTGGCGGTGTTCCAGCTGGCTTCGGGCAGCCTCGGCGACATCTGCGGCCGCCGCCGCGTCTTCCTCTGGGGCATGGGCGTCTTCGCCCTGGCCGGGGCTCTGCTCGGTTTTGTGGATTCCGCGCCGCTGTTTCTGGTTTTGCGCTTTGTGCAGGGCGTGGGCGGTGCCATGTTCAACGCCAGCGGCCTGGCCCTGCTGGCCTCGGCCGCGCCGCCGGGCCAACGCGCCAGCTATCTGGGCTTCAGCGGCGCGGCGGTCTATGCCGGTATTGCCTGCGGCCCGCCCGTGGCCGGATTCATCGCGGGCTGGCTGGGTTGGCGCTGGTTGTTCTGGGGCAATGCCCTGGCCGCCGCCGGGGCGTTTCTGCTCATGAAGTACTGCGTCAAGCTGGAATGGCGCACGGCCGAGGGCCAGCCCTTTGACTGGTGGGGTTGCATCATTTACGGCTGCGCCATGGCCGCCCTGACCTTCGGCGCGTCGGAACTGGCGGAAAGCCCGGTTCTGGCCTGGGGCCTGCTGGCGTCCTTCGCGCTTCTGCTGGCCGTATTCTGCCTGCTGGAGCTGAAAAGCCGCTATCCTCTGCTGGACATCCGCCTGCTGGCCCGCAACCGGGTCTTCGCCCTGTCCTCGCTGGCGGCCTTTGTCAACTACAGCTCCTTTTTCGGCATGCTGTTTTTTTTCAGCCTCTATCTGCAGGTGGGGCGCGGCATGAGCGTGCAGGAGGCAGGTTTTTTCCTGGCGCTGCAATCCGTGGTGCAGGTCCTGACCACGCCGCTGGCCGCGCGCCTCTGCAATGCCTGGAATCCCGGCTATGTCTGCGCCGTGGGCGTGGCTCTGTGCGGCCTGGGGCTCACGGCGGCGGCCTTCCTGCAACTGGACTCGCCCCTGAGTCTGCTGCTGGGGGCGCAATGCCTGCTGGGCGTGGGCATCAGCCTGTTCGCCCTGCCCAACACCACCATCATTCTGGAAAGCGCCGGGCCGGATCACGTGGGCCAGGCCTCCGGGCTCACCGGGGCCGTGCGCACCGGCGGCCAGCTCTGCAATATGGTGGTCATCACCCTGACCCTGAGTCTTTTTCTGGGCCAGGAGGCCGTGAGCATAGCCAATATCGACGGTTTTCTGCGCAGTATGCGCACGGACCTGATCATTTTCGGCCTGCTCAATCTGCTGGCCGTGGGCTTTGTCCTGGCACGCAACCGGCAATAA
- a CDS encoding methylenetetrahydrofolate reductase has translation MQIGTLIQAAKAPFFSLEFFPPSDEAQLPGFYATVEQLRALDPLFVSVTYGAGGARQHSTLAVTAELARRGFTTMAHLTCVGAEPGNIAAFLKELRAAGVGNVLALRGDPPKTGNWDWKQGYFQHAADLVAFTREHEPDMGIGVAAYPAPHPESRSFALDRRYTEEKLRAGADFAVSQLFFDVREYEALVEDLRAKGLNVPVVPGILPIQSFDSLRRVLSLCGANIPGKLYLSLEEAHRKGGAEAVRDAGLDFAVRQICQLLECGAPGIHLYTLNKGDLCLQIAEEVGM, from the coding sequence ATGCAGATAGGCACGCTGATTCAAGCCGCCAAAGCGCCTTTTTTCTCCCTGGAATTTTTTCCTCCTTCGGACGAGGCCCAGCTGCCGGGCTTTTACGCCACAGTGGAACAGCTGCGCGCCCTTGATCCGCTCTTTGTGTCCGTGACCTACGGCGCCGGGGGCGCGCGGCAGCACAGCACCCTGGCCGTCACGGCCGAGCTGGCTAGGCGCGGTTTTACCACCATGGCCCATCTGACCTGCGTGGGGGCCGAACCCGGGAACATCGCGGCTTTCCTCAAGGAGTTGCGCGCCGCCGGTGTGGGCAATGTGCTGGCTCTGCGCGGCGACCCGCCCAAAACAGGCAACTGGGACTGGAAACAGGGTTATTTTCAGCATGCCGCCGACCTGGTGGCCTTCACGCGCGAGCATGAACCGGACATGGGCATCGGTGTGGCCGCCTATCCCGCGCCGCACCCCGAATCCCGCTCCTTTGCCCTGGACCGCCGGTACACGGAGGAAAAACTGCGCGCCGGGGCGGACTTTGCCGTGAGCCAGCTCTTTTTTGACGTGCGCGAGTATGAAGCCCTGGTGGAAGATCTGCGCGCCAAAGGGCTGAATGTGCCGGTGGTGCCGGGAATTCTGCCCATTCAGAGTTTCGATTCCCTGCGCCGGGTGCTCTCGCTGTGCGGGGCCAATATCCCGGGCAAGCTCTATCTCAGCCTGGAGGAAGCCCACCGCAAGGGCGGGGCCGAGGCCGTGCGCGACGCGGGCCTGGATTTCGCCGTGCGCCAGATCTGTCAGTTGCTGGAGTGCGGCGCGCCGGGCATCCACCTGTATACCCTGAACAAGGGTGATCTCTGCCTGCAGATCGCCGAGGAAGTGGGCATGTAG
- a CDS encoding phosphodiester glycosidase family protein, which translates to MYVPLRSKITRCDDSVSDYFPLVPCRAPQHARPRARLWFAPVRGLTLLCWLLFLSSSVPAADLADNGSPDFTADQAALPEVADNAPGSGEAEAGNSANGNMPPPAPVPGQQGVDRDGRPAWTQLEPGLAFGEFQLNDSEARLTALRIDPARFDFILCASSQDGRPARALSDWGEQYDLTAAINASMYLPDGSTSTGYMRQGGHVNNKRLVQRFGAFFVARPDSPNLPPAAILDRDSPDWRQRIDHYGLVVQNYRMINAERRILWAPGGPLYSISAVAQDGDGQILFLHCREPVEAYAFAQQLLHLPLDVRTVMYVEGGAQAGLLVRSASLRRELAGRHAVSFLVTGNLKATLPNVLGARRKATPTTTAPTPDTKPAQTADSPTARIPGQPPAEAAAGPDESSPSPAHVDPASTNTVPSPEGAHK; encoded by the coding sequence ATGTACGTGCCTTTACGGTCAAAGATAACCCGCTGTGATGACAGCGTTTCGGATTATTTCCCCCTGGTGCCGTGCCGCGCGCCACAGCACGCCCGCCCCCGTGCCCGGCTCTGGTTTGCGCCCGTGCGCGGCCTGACCCTGCTCTGCTGGCTGCTGTTCCTGTCCTCGTCCGTTCCGGCGGCTGACCTTGCGGACAATGGGTCACCCGATTTCACGGCCGATCAGGCCGCGCTTCCGGAAGTTGCGGACAATGCGCCCGGCAGCGGCGAAGCCGAAGCAGGCAACAGTGCAAACGGCAACATGCCTCCGCCCGCGCCGGTCCCCGGCCAACAGGGCGTGGACCGGGACGGCCGCCCGGCCTGGACGCAATTGGAACCCGGCCTGGCCTTCGGCGAATTTCAGCTCAACGACAGCGAAGCGCGGCTCACGGCCCTGCGCATTGACCCCGCCCGGTTCGACTTCATACTCTGCGCCAGCTCGCAGGACGGCCGCCCGGCCCGCGCCCTGAGCGACTGGGGCGAGCAATACGATCTTACGGCGGCCATCAACGCCAGCATGTATCTGCCCGACGGCAGCACCAGCACCGGCTACATGCGCCAGGGCGGACACGTCAACAACAAGCGTCTGGTCCAGCGCTTCGGGGCCTTTTTCGTAGCCCGGCCCGACAGCCCCAATCTGCCCCCGGCGGCCATCCTGGATCGTGACAGCCCCGACTGGAGGCAGCGCATCGACCACTACGGCCTGGTGGTCCAGAATTACCGGATGATTAATGCCGAACGGCGCATTCTCTGGGCTCCGGGCGGCCCTCTCTACTCCATTTCCGCCGTGGCCCAGGACGGCGACGGCCAAATTCTCTTCCTGCACTGCCGCGAACCCGTGGAGGCCTACGCCTTTGCCCAGCAGCTCCTGCACCTGCCGCTGGACGTGCGCACCGTCATGTATGTGGAAGGCGGGGCCCAGGCCGGCCTGCTGGTGCGTTCCGCCTCGCTCCGGCGTGAGCTGGCCGGACGCCACGCCGTCTCTTTTCTGGTGACCGGCAATCTCAAGGCCACTCTGCCCAACGTGCTGGGCGCGCGCCGCAAAGCAACGCCCACCACAACCGCCCCGACGCCCGACACAAAGCCCGCTCAAACCGCCGACTCCCCCACTGCCCGGATTCCCGGCCAACCTCCTGCGGAAGCGGCCGCGGGACCGGATGAAAGCTCTCCCTCCCCGGCGCATGTTGATCCGGCGTCGACCAACACGGTTCCGTCGCCTGAAGGCGCCCACAAATAA
- a CDS encoding desulfoferrodoxin, whose translation MPNQLEIYKCTHCGNIVEVLHGGGAELVCCGEPMKLMKEGSTDGALEKHVPVIEKVDGGYKVKVGSMAHPMEEKHYIEWIELLADGRSYTKFLKPGDAPEAFFEIDAAKVTAREYCNLHGLWKAEN comes from the coding sequence ATGCCCAACCAGTTGGAAATTTATAAATGCACCCATTGCGGCAATATTGTTGAAGTTCTGCACGGCGGCGGCGCTGAACTCGTCTGCTGTGGCGAGCCCATGAAGCTCATGAAGGAAGGCTCCACCGACGGCGCGCTGGAGAAACACGTGCCGGTGATCGAAAAAGTGGACGGCGGCTACAAGGTCAAGGTGGGCAGCATGGCCCATCCCATGGAAGAAAAGCATTACATTGAGTGGATCGAGCTGCTGGCCGACGGCAGAAGCTACACCAAATTCCTCAAGCCCGGCGACGCGCCCGAAGCCTTCTTCGAAATCGACGCCGCCAAGGTGACCGCCCGTGAATACTGCAATCTGCACGGGCTGTGGAAGGCTGAGAACTAA
- a CDS encoding rubredoxin codes for MQKYVCSVCGYEYDPAEHDNVPFDQLPDDWVCPVCGVSKDQFNPA; via the coding sequence ATGCAGAAATACGTCTGTAGCGTTTGCGGCTATGAATATGACCCGGCGGAACATGACAACGTGCCTTTCGATCAGCTTCCCGACGACTGGGTCTGCCCGGTGTGCGGCGTGAGCAAGGACCAGTTCAATCCCGCCTAA
- a CDS encoding FprA family A-type flavoprotein → MQPVEIKKDIFWVGCVDYDHRDFHGYSRSPDGSTYNAYLIKDQKNVLIDTVAPGCAGTLLCRLAKTLAPEKVDYIVCNHIELDHSGSLAEVVERVKPEKIFVSQAGLKSMAGYFAGKNWPVQAVKSGDILNIGSRNIVFQETRMLHWPDSMVSYIPEEKLLISNDIFGQNIASSARFADDFGDDGEFVKRIKEYFYNIILPYSPMVLKTLPVVEKLDIDMIAPDHGLIHRGEKAVRFIIDMYRNLAEQKPQQRALIFYDTMWQSTERMAYAACSGLEENGVPTRIMSVKHNHHSAVMTELADCGAVLAGSPTHNNTVLPLVAAQLTYMKGLRPLNRVGGAFGSYGWSGEAPKYLQEQLAAMNMDMPADPVKCNWAPDKDVFRACHELGKTVAETLKKKCQEG, encoded by the coding sequence ATGCAACCTGTTGAAATCAAAAAAGACATTTTCTGGGTGGGCTGCGTTGATTACGATCACCGCGACTTTCACGGCTATTCCCGCTCGCCGGACGGCTCCACCTACAACGCCTATCTGATCAAAGACCAGAAAAACGTGCTCATAGACACTGTGGCTCCCGGCTGCGCAGGCACGCTGCTCTGCCGTCTGGCCAAGACCCTGGCACCCGAAAAAGTGGATTACATCGTCTGCAACCACATCGAACTGGACCATTCGGGCTCCCTGGCCGAAGTGGTGGAGCGGGTCAAGCCGGAAAAAATCTTCGTCTCCCAGGCCGGGCTCAAGTCCATGGCCGGGTATTTCGCGGGCAAGAACTGGCCCGTGCAGGCCGTGAAAAGCGGCGACATCCTGAACATCGGCAGCCGCAACATCGTCTTTCAGGAAACCCGCATGCTGCACTGGCCGGACAGCATGGTTTCCTACATTCCCGAGGAAAAACTGCTGATCAGCAACGACATCTTCGGCCAGAACATCGCCAGCAGCGCCCGTTTCGCGGACGATTTCGGGGACGACGGCGAATTCGTGAAGCGGATCAAGGAATATTTCTACAACATCATACTGCCCTATTCCCCCATGGTGCTCAAAACCCTGCCCGTGGTGGAAAAACTGGACATCGACATGATCGCTCCGGACCACGGCCTGATCCACCGGGGCGAGAAGGCCGTGCGCTTCATCATCGACATGTACCGCAACCTGGCCGAGCAGAAGCCGCAGCAGCGCGCCCTGATTTTCTACGACACCATGTGGCAGTCCACGGAGCGCATGGCCTATGCCGCATGCAGCGGCCTGGAGGAAAACGGCGTGCCCACGCGGATCATGTCCGTGAAGCACAACCACCACAGCGCGGTGATGACCGAACTGGCCGACTGCGGAGCCGTGCTGGCCGGTTCGCCGACTCACAACAACACGGTGCTGCCTTTGGTGGCCGCGCAGCTCACCTATATGAAGGGGCTGCGGCCGCTCAACCGCGTGGGCGGCGCCTTCGGCTCCTACGGCTGGTCGGGCGAAGCGCCCAAATATCTCCAGGAACAGCTGGCCGCCATGAATATGGACATGCCCGCCGATCCCGTGAAGTGCAACTGGGCTCCGGACAAGGACGTATTCCGCGCCTGCCATGAGCTGGGCAAAACCGTGGCTGAGACTCTCAAGAAGAAGTGCCAGGAAGGCTAG